In Sphingopyxis sp. 113P3, one DNA window encodes the following:
- a CDS encoding efflux RND transporter permease subunit, with amino-acid sequence MSRIFIDRPIFAWVLAIIVMLGGLGALFSLPIEQYPDIAPTQVNIRASYPGASAETIENSVTQVLEQQLTGIDGLLYFSSQSSSRGQASITAIFAKGTDPDIAQVQVQNQISSALSRLPEQVQSRGVRVTKSNSDTLLMVAVFDTTDTRSNQDVSDYLTSNIQDPLSRVDGVGDVNVFGAPHAMRIWLNPQRLAAMSLMPGDVVNAINAQNSEVAAGDVGGLPAPKGQMLNATVTAQSKLQTPEEFENIVLKTLPDGSTVRIKDVARVELGAENYSVITRVNGHPGAGMAISLSPGSDALKTAELVKARMEALAADMPEGLDYAYANDSTDFIKLSVSEVQKALFEAILLVVIVMFIFLQSWRATLIPAIAVPVVLLGTFAIFYIAGFSINTLTLFGLVLAIGLLVDDAIVVVENVERLMEEHPDMTAREATIRSMQELQIALVAIGLVLSAVFLPMAFFGGSTGVIYRQFSITIVSAMGLSVLVALVLSPALTSTLLKPRTQAVQGARRRFPRFQEMLERAKHGFNTRFDRASDSYAQSVAKVVARKWLFLAIYALALALLVLLFLRLPGGFLPNEDQGRVAVQFRLPAGATQERTLEVRDAVEKYLLTQEKANTQALFLIAGGGGGGASGQNTGQGFVNLVDWDHRPGPENTADAIAQRARAALSGLRDAQIFALVPGAVRGLGDTSGFTMEFQNRGGLSREEFAAARDKLLAMANANPRLQSVRLSDLPDVATLKVDIDTQRLTAYGLSNNDVNNTLSTAWGGRYVNDFIDKGRVKRVYVQGDAPYRARPEDLAQWYVRSSDGGMSPFSAFSRIGWSTTPSSTSRFQGVPAYEISGQPAPGTSSGEAMDLMEQMAAQIPGTSVAWAGSSYQERLSSGQAPLLYGLSLLVVFLCLAALYESWSIPVAVLLVIPLGLVGAVLAVSLRGLENDVYLQIGLLTTMGLAAKNAILMIEFAEQQERQGKRVIEAAIAAAKIRLRPILMTSFAFIFGVLPLALATGAGANSRVAIGTSVIGGMLTATLLAIFFIPLFFVLVRRGVRGGIAALREHFGSSSGSQEMPA; translated from the coding sequence ATGTCGCGCATTTTCATCGACCGCCCGATCTTCGCCTGGGTGCTGGCGATCATCGTGATGCTCGGCGGGCTGGGCGCGCTTTTCTCGCTGCCGATCGAACAATATCCCGATATCGCCCCGACGCAGGTCAATATTCGCGCGAGCTACCCCGGCGCATCGGCCGAAACGATCGAGAACAGTGTCACGCAGGTGCTTGAACAGCAGCTGACGGGAATCGACGGCCTTCTTTATTTCAGCTCGCAGTCGAGCTCGCGCGGGCAGGCGAGCATTACCGCGATCTTTGCCAAGGGAACCGATCCCGATATCGCCCAGGTCCAGGTCCAGAACCAGATCAGTTCGGCGCTCTCACGCCTGCCCGAGCAGGTCCAGAGCCGGGGGGTGAGGGTCACCAAGTCCAATTCGGACACGCTCTTGATGGTGGCGGTGTTCGACACCACCGACACGCGCTCGAACCAGGATGTATCGGACTATCTGACCTCGAACATTCAGGACCCGCTATCGCGCGTCGACGGCGTCGGCGACGTCAATGTCTTCGGTGCGCCGCACGCGATGCGTATCTGGCTCAATCCGCAGCGGCTGGCAGCCATGTCCCTGATGCCCGGCGATGTGGTCAACGCCATCAACGCCCAGAACAGCGAGGTCGCTGCCGGCGACGTCGGCGGGCTGCCCGCGCCCAAGGGCCAGATGCTCAACGCAACGGTGACCGCGCAGTCGAAGCTGCAAACCCCCGAGGAGTTCGAGAATATCGTTCTCAAGACACTGCCCGACGGGTCGACTGTGCGGATCAAGGATGTCGCGCGGGTCGAACTGGGTGCTGAGAACTACAGCGTCATCACCCGCGTCAACGGCCATCCCGGAGCCGGCATGGCGATCTCGCTATCGCCCGGGTCCGACGCGCTCAAGACCGCCGAACTCGTCAAGGCGCGGATGGAAGCGCTCGCGGCCGACATGCCCGAAGGGCTCGACTATGCCTATGCGAATGATTCGACCGACTTCATCAAGCTTTCGGTCAGCGAGGTGCAGAAGGCCTTGTTCGAGGCGATTCTGCTCGTCGTCATCGTCATGTTCATCTTTCTGCAGAGCTGGCGCGCGACACTGATCCCCGCCATCGCGGTGCCGGTCGTCCTGCTCGGCACCTTCGCCATCTTCTATATCGCGGGTTTCAGCATCAACACGCTGACGCTGTTCGGGCTTGTGCTCGCGATTGGCTTGCTGGTCGACGATGCGATCGTGGTGGTCGAGAATGTCGAGCGGTTGATGGAAGAACATCCTGACATGACCGCGCGCGAGGCAACGATCCGGTCGATGCAGGAACTGCAGATCGCACTGGTTGCCATTGGCCTGGTGCTGTCGGCAGTGTTCCTGCCGATGGCCTTTTTCGGCGGCTCCACCGGAGTCATCTATCGCCAATTCTCGATCACGATTGTCTCCGCGATGGGTCTGTCGGTACTGGTCGCGCTCGTACTGAGCCCCGCGCTCACGTCGACGCTGCTCAAGCCCAGGACGCAAGCTGTGCAAGGCGCGCGCCGACGCTTTCCGCGCTTTCAGGAGATGCTCGAGCGCGCGAAGCATGGCTTCAACACGCGCTTCGACCGGGCGAGCGACAGCTATGCGCAAAGCGTGGCCAAGGTCGTCGCGCGCAAATGGCTGTTCCTTGCGATCTATGCCCTCGCCCTTGCGCTGCTCGTGCTGCTCTTCCTGCGCCTGCCCGGAGGCTTCCTGCCCAACGAAGACCAAGGGCGCGTGGCCGTTCAATTCCGCCTGCCAGCCGGCGCGACGCAGGAACGTACGCTCGAAGTGCGCGATGCGGTCGAAAAATATCTGCTGACCCAGGAAAAGGCGAACACGCAAGCCCTGTTTCTGATCGCCGGCGGCGGAGGCGGCGGGGCGTCAGGACAAAACACCGGTCAAGGCTTCGTAAACCTGGTCGACTGGGACCACCGGCCGGGCCCCGAGAACACCGCCGACGCCATCGCGCAGCGCGCGCGCGCAGCGCTTTCGGGGCTGCGCGACGCACAGATTTTCGCGCTGGTGCCGGGCGCGGTGCGCGGTCTTGGCGACACGTCGGGCTTCACGATGGAATTTCAGAACCGCGGTGGGCTAAGCCGCGAGGAATTTGCTGCGGCGCGCGATAAGTTGCTTGCGATGGCGAACGCCAATCCCAGGCTTCAATCGGTACGGCTGAGCGACCTGCCCGACGTCGCAACGCTGAAGGTCGACATCGATACCCAGCGGCTGACCGCCTATGGGCTCAGCAACAATGACGTGAACAACACGCTGTCGACCGCATGGGGCGGGCGCTACGTCAACGACTTTATCGACAAGGGGCGGGTCAAGCGCGTTTATGTGCAGGGCGACGCCCCATATCGGGCGAGACCCGAGGATCTTGCCCAATGGTATGTGCGCTCGTCGGATGGCGGGATGTCCCCTTTTTCCGCCTTCTCGCGTATCGGCTGGTCGACGACGCCGAGCAGCACCTCGCGCTTTCAGGGCGTTCCCGCCTATGAAATCTCGGGCCAGCCGGCTCCGGGCACCAGTTCGGGCGAGGCGATGGATCTCATGGAGCAAATGGCCGCGCAGATTCCGGGCACGAGCGTCGCCTGGGCCGGTTCTTCCTATCAGGAACGTCTGTCCTCGGGGCAGGCTCCGCTCCTTTACGGATTGTCGCTGCTCGTCGTCTTCCTTTGCCTTGCCGCGCTTTATGAAAGCTGGTCGATCCCCGTCGCGGTGCTGCTCGTCATTCCGCTGGGGCTGGTCGGTGCCGTGCTTGCGGTCAGTCTGCGCGGGCTCGAAAACGACGTCTATCTGCAGATCGGCCTTTTGACCACGATGGGCCTCGCGGCGAAGAATGCAATCTTGATGATCGAATTCGCCGAGCAGCAGGAGCGACAAGGCAAGCGCGTGATCGAGGCGGCGATTGCCGCGGCCAAGATCCGCCTGCGCCCCATCCTGATGACGAGCTTCGCCTTCATCTTCGGCGTATTGCCACTCGCCCTCGCGACCGGCGCCGGCGCGAACAGCCGCGTCGCGATCGGTACCTCGGTAATCGGCGGAATGCTGACCGCGACGCTGCTCGCCATCTTCTTTATCCCGCTCTTTTTCGTCCTCGTGCGGCGCGGGGTGCGCGGCGGGATCGCGGCGCTTCGCGAGCATTTTGGCAGCAGCTCCGGCTCGCAAGAGATGCCGGCATGA
- a CDS encoding efflux transporter outer membrane subunit — translation MTRTSLALITAPLLLAGCSLAPKTVLPAPPVPQSWPVGDAYLLQSEAALPVLTYTQVFTDPRLQALIEQSLANNRDLRAAFANVAAARAQVRVMRSAQFPAVGVSAGAGYSDRGDGAGSADFSLQGGVTGFELDLFGRLASATEAERNRALATEAAARTVRVALMADLAFAWAQYGADKDLLAIARDTAANARENVRLTRARLDGGVAPRTDLRQAEQILATAEDAIAAQTSALAQDENLLRLLVGSDVDRALLPASLAEATGAIAPLPAGVSSLVLLRRPDVIEAEFQLRAANADIGAARARLFPTISLTGLLGFASDALSSLFDGGAFAWSAGGDVNASIFDFGGRRAGVAASEAQRDAALARYEGTIQTAFREVADALAVQGTIAERVRAATANSAAAADTATLADARYRGGVDSFLASLDAQRSLYNARRSEIGTQLLLAQTRVALFRALGGDSMAGSAR, via the coding sequence ATGACGCGCACATCTCTCGCGCTGATCACCGCGCCGCTCCTCCTTGCGGGCTGCTCGCTCGCACCCAAGACGGTCCTTCCTGCGCCCCCGGTGCCGCAAAGCTGGCCGGTCGGGGACGCTTATCTGCTGCAGAGCGAGGCGGCGCTGCCCGTCCTCACCTATACGCAGGTTTTCACCGACCCCAGGCTGCAGGCGCTTATCGAGCAGTCGCTTGCGAACAACCGCGACCTGCGCGCCGCTTTTGCCAACGTCGCCGCGGCGCGCGCGCAGGTCCGGGTAATGCGGTCGGCGCAATTTCCTGCGGTCGGTGTCTCCGCTGGGGCAGGCTATTCGGATCGGGGCGATGGTGCGGGAAGCGCGGACTTTTCTCTGCAGGGCGGGGTTACCGGATTCGAGCTTGACCTCTTCGGACGCCTCGCAAGCGCAACCGAAGCCGAGCGGAACCGCGCGCTCGCGACCGAGGCGGCAGCGCGCACCGTGCGGGTCGCGCTGATGGCCGATCTCGCTTTTGCCTGGGCCCAATATGGCGCCGACAAGGACCTGCTCGCGATCGCCCGCGATACCGCAGCCAATGCACGCGAAAATGTTCGGCTTACCAGGGCGCGCCTCGATGGGGGCGTTGCGCCGCGCACCGACCTTCGCCAGGCCGAGCAAATTCTGGCCACCGCCGAGGACGCGATTGCCGCACAAACGAGCGCCCTTGCGCAGGACGAGAATCTCCTTCGTCTGCTCGTCGGCAGCGACGTCGATCGTGCGCTGCTGCCTGCAAGCCTCGCCGAAGCCACTGGGGCAATCGCGCCCTTGCCCGCGGGAGTAAGCTCCCTGGTCCTCTTGCGCCGCCCCGACGTGATCGAGGCGGAATTTCAACTCCGCGCCGCAAATGCCGACATCGGCGCTGCGCGGGCTCGGCTCTTTCCCACCATCTCGCTGACCGGGCTGCTCGGCTTTGCAAGCGACGCGCTCTCGAGCCTGTTCGACGGCGGCGCCTTCGCCTGGTCCGCGGGAGGCGATGTGAATGCGTCGATCTTCGATTTTGGCGGACGCCGGGCCGGAGTCGCGGCGAGCGAAGCGCAGCGCGACGCGGCGCTCGCGCGTTATGAAGGCACTATCCAGACCGCCTTCCGCGAAGTCGCCGACGCGCTCGCAGTGCAGGGAACGATTGCCGAACGGGTGCGCGCCGCGACGGCGAACAGCGCGGCAGCGGCCGACACCGCTACGCTGGCCGACGCGCGCTACAGGGGGGGTGTCGACAGCTTCCTCGCAAGCCTCGATGCTCAGCGCAGCCTCTACAACGCGCGTCGGAGCGAGATCGGTACCCAATTGCTCCTTGCGCAGACCCGCGTCGCGCTCTTCCGCGCTTTGGGGGGGGACAGCATGGCGGGCAGCGCGCGCTAA
- a CDS encoding ImuA family protein, translating to MHESSSPLAGLRRRVARIATSGGSLDARADGWLASGDAGFDAALGGGLAAGRVHEIFADPLDAATAAAFVMLLALRGGDGPLLWLRTSDATRQGGYLYAPGIAELGGDPDRLLLVETTDAKALLTAANDALRCPGSAAVVVESRGRLPALDLTAGRRLALGARDAGTVLLLLRLGAEPTPSVAETRWRIAAAPSHELEANAPGAPAFDLELLRWRAGPAGARWRLEWNRDDQAFCDAALSGGVLPLASRRTLEPRGAEAA from the coding sequence ATGCACGAGTCGTCTTCCCCTCTCGCCGGGCTGCGTCGCCGCGTCGCCCGGATTGCGACGTCCGGCGGGTCGTTGGACGCGCGCGCAGACGGCTGGCTGGCGAGTGGAGACGCGGGGTTCGACGCCGCGCTGGGGGGCGGGCTCGCCGCCGGACGGGTGCACGAGATATTCGCCGACCCGCTGGACGCCGCCACCGCTGCCGCCTTCGTGATGCTGCTCGCGCTGCGCGGGGGAGACGGGCCGCTCCTGTGGCTGCGCACCTCCGACGCCACGCGGCAGGGTGGCTATCTTTACGCGCCCGGTATCGCAGAGCTTGGCGGCGATCCCGACCGGCTGCTGCTCGTCGAGACAACGGATGCGAAGGCGCTCCTCACTGCCGCAAACGACGCCCTGCGATGTCCAGGATCAGCCGCGGTCGTCGTCGAAAGCCGGGGGCGTCTGCCCGCTCTCGATCTGACCGCCGGGCGGCGGCTCGCGCTCGGCGCGCGGGACGCCGGGACCGTTCTGTTGCTGCTGCGCCTAGGGGCCGAACCGACACCGAGCGTCGCCGAGACGCGCTGGCGCATCGCCGCGGCGCCCTCGCATGAACTGGAGGCGAATGCACCCGGCGCGCCCGCCTTCGACCTTGAATTGCTGCGCTGGCGCGCCGGACCTGCGGGCGCGCGCTGGCGGCTGGAGTGGAATCGTGACGACCAAGCCTTCTGCGACGCGGCGCTATCTGGCGGCGTTCTTCCCTTGGCTTCCCGCCGAACGTTGGAACCGCGCGGCGCCGAGGCCGCCTGA
- a CDS encoding Y-family DNA polymerase, whose product MVTTKPSATRRYLAAFFPWLPAERWNRAAPRPPEAPLVFTERQRGALRLASVDTRAAALGLAPGMALADARARVQSLLVIPHDPALDHDWLDRLALGCARYTPLVALDPPDGLILDIAGSAHLFGGEAALAADVEARLERTGMTVRTALGPTADAARALARYPAPPAPDEAAAIRRLPVGALELDPDATRALVRAGLKTIGDLANRPMASLAARFGAEAATALRRLLGEAPSPLVPRLTPPPVASERRFAEPVASTPHALCVLAELVDEAVEALAERGMGGRSFCATFFRSDGLARAIAVETGTPTRDAALVMRLFSERLEALRDPIDPGFGFDMIRHSVPRIEPLGASQLRLEGGAARARAMDEFADRLATRLGRGRVRRYRPADSHIPEQAQLEFPAIDAPPPEAWPEPSPGEPPLRPFWLFDPPQPIEVIAEVPDGPPQRFRWRRALHAVRRYEGPERIAAEWWRRRDNEGLTRDYYRIEDDRGRRYWLFRHGLYEEKPDPRWYIHGLFA is encoded by the coding sequence ATCGTGACGACCAAGCCTTCTGCGACGCGGCGCTATCTGGCGGCGTTCTTCCCTTGGCTTCCCGCCGAACGTTGGAACCGCGCGGCGCCGAGGCCGCCTGAAGCGCCGCTCGTCTTTACAGAAAGGCAGCGGGGTGCGCTGCGCCTTGCGAGCGTCGATACGCGCGCCGCGGCGCTCGGCCTCGCTCCTGGCATGGCGCTCGCCGACGCGCGGGCGCGGGTCCAATCGCTCCTCGTGATACCCCACGACCCGGCGCTTGATCACGACTGGCTCGACCGGCTCGCGCTGGGCTGCGCACGCTACACGCCGCTCGTCGCGCTCGATCCCCCCGACGGGCTGATTCTCGACATTGCAGGCAGCGCGCATCTGTTCGGCGGCGAGGCTGCGCTGGCGGCCGATGTCGAAGCGCGCCTCGAGCGTACGGGCATGACCGTGCGCACAGCGCTCGGCCCCACTGCCGATGCGGCGCGCGCACTTGCGCGCTACCCGGCCCCGCCCGCTCCGGACGAAGCGGCGGCGATCCGCCGCCTCCCGGTCGGCGCCCTCGAACTCGACCCCGACGCGACGCGCGCACTTGTTCGCGCGGGCCTCAAGACAATCGGCGACCTCGCGAACCGGCCCATGGCGAGCCTCGCCGCCCGCTTCGGCGCCGAGGCTGCGACGGCGCTGCGCCGCCTGCTCGGCGAGGCTCCGAGCCCTCTCGTCCCGCGGCTGACGCCGCCGCCCGTCGCGAGCGAGCGACGCTTTGCCGAACCCGTCGCAAGCACGCCGCACGCGCTTTGCGTGCTCGCCGAACTGGTGGACGAGGCGGTCGAAGCGCTCGCCGAACGCGGCATGGGCGGCCGCAGTTTTTGCGCGACCTTCTTTCGCAGCGATGGACTGGCGCGAGCGATCGCGGTCGAGACCGGCACACCAACGCGCGACGCTGCGCTGGTGATGCGCCTGTTCTCCGAACGCCTCGAAGCCTTGCGCGATCCGATCGACCCCGGCTTCGGCTTCGACATGATCCGCCACTCCGTACCGCGGATCGAGCCGCTCGGCGCAAGCCAGCTCCGGCTCGAAGGCGGCGCGGCGCGCGCGCGCGCGATGGACGAGTTCGCCGACCGGCTCGCAACGCGGCTCGGCCGCGGACGGGTGCGACGATACCGCCCCGCCGACTCGCATATTCCCGAGCAAGCGCAGCTCGAATTTCCCGCCATCGACGCGCCGCCGCCGGAAGCCTGGCCCGAGCCCTCCCCCGGCGAACCGCCGCTGCGTCCCTTCTGGCTCTTCGACCCCCCGCAGCCGATCGAAGTGATCGCCGAGGTGCCAGACGGCCCGCCACAGCGTTTTCGCTGGCGCCGCGCACTGCATGCGGTTCGCCGCTACGAAGGGCCCGAGCGCATTGCCGCGGAATGGTGGCGCCGCCGCGACAATGAGGGGCTGACGCGCGACTATTACCGAATTGAGGACGACCGCGGCCGCCGCTACTGGCTGTTCCGCCACGGACTCTATGAGGAAAAGCCGGATCCGCGCTGGTATATCCACGGGCTGTTTGCATGA
- a CDS encoding error-prone DNA polymerase, translating to MSSLSAPPAFAELVAATNYSFLRGASHPAEMVAEAIALGMSGIGIADRNSVAGVVRAWAFVKELQVKNPAMVEGFRLVVGARLAFADGTPDIVAYPVSRHGWGRLTRLLSTGNLRAQKGDCILNFDDLLASCDDLLLIAMDGDAALLRTLKLARPKSVWLAVSMPRTGCDARQLAERERLSAATGVPLLATNDALYATAAQRPLHDIITCIREGVTIQKAGRRLRANGERYLKAPEEMKRLFSRHLKAAEESAKLLARIHFRLDDLRYEYPHEPVPAGWKPFNYLHHLVKTAAEKRYGVPLPPKVRRLIGNELRLIRRRRYVFYFLTVYDLVRFARTQDPPILCQGRGSAANSIVCFLLGVTSVDPMQHELLFSRFISAERDEPPDIDIDFEHERREEVIQHIYERYGRERAGIAATVIHYRPRSTIREVGKALGFSEDVTARLADTSWGSWGNQVPVERFVEAGLDPDNGEIERLHRFVGELLKAPRHLSQHVGGFVLTEGRLDELVPIHNAAMEGRTFIEWDKDDIDALGLMKVDVLALGMLTCIRKCFELMRDHGLGHRTLELDIDANDPAVYDMLSKGDSIGVFQVESRAQINMLPRLKPREFYDLVVQVAIVRPGPIEGDMVHPYLKRRNGEEAVQFPSPAPPHDPNELYDVLKKTFGVPLFQEQAMKLAMVAAGFTAEEANGLRRAMATFRNVGTIENFCDKMIGGMVRRGYTKDFAERCFKQIEGFGSYGFPESHAQSFARLVYVSSWIKHYHPAVFTCGLLNSQPMGFYAPAQLVRDAREHGVEVRGVDVNASAWDNSLERRSDGALALRLGFRQVDGFREDWARQIVDARTRRFASIEELARRAALPGRALRLLAEADACRSMGAERRPALWEARRVRQGVLPLFGAAGADELGAEADAKLPPTSLVDHVLTDYQTTRLSLKGHPMAFLRRTFAAEGVLSCREAAAAKNGTTVSTAGVVLIRQRPGKGNAIFITLEDESGIVNVLLWARHFERYRRAVMASRLMLVEGEVQRSKEGVVHLMAARIVDRTAMLDTLGNHAWSDAEAWRTEEVSDTQPARNYAAKHGHPRNVRILPRSRDFH from the coding sequence ATGAGCAGCCTCTCCGCCCCGCCCGCTTTTGCCGAACTGGTCGCTGCCACCAACTACAGTTTCCTTCGCGGCGCCTCGCACCCGGCCGAAATGGTCGCCGAAGCGATAGCGCTCGGCATGAGCGGCATCGGCATCGCCGATCGCAACAGCGTGGCCGGAGTCGTGCGGGCGTGGGCCTTTGTGAAGGAGCTGCAGGTCAAAAATCCTGCGATGGTCGAGGGTTTCCGGCTTGTCGTCGGTGCGCGTCTCGCCTTTGCCGACGGCACCCCCGATATCGTCGCCTATCCCGTCAGCCGGCATGGCTGGGGACGGCTGACGCGGCTCTTGTCGACGGGCAATTTGCGCGCGCAAAAAGGCGATTGCATCCTCAACTTCGATGATCTGCTCGCCAGCTGCGACGACCTGCTGCTGATCGCGATGGACGGTGACGCAGCATTGCTCCGAACGCTAAAACTGGCGCGGCCGAAGTCGGTATGGCTCGCGGTATCCATGCCGCGCACCGGATGCGACGCGCGGCAGCTGGCCGAGCGCGAGCGCCTGTCGGCAGCGACCGGCGTCCCGCTCCTTGCGACCAACGATGCGCTTTATGCCACGGCGGCGCAGCGCCCGCTTCACGACATCATCACTTGCATCCGCGAGGGGGTGACGATCCAGAAGGCGGGCCGCCGACTGCGCGCCAATGGCGAACGCTATCTGAAAGCGCCGGAGGAGATGAAGCGATTGTTCAGCCGCCATCTCAAGGCGGCTGAAGAAAGCGCGAAGCTGCTCGCACGCATCCACTTCCGCCTTGACGATCTGCGCTACGAATATCCGCACGAACCGGTGCCCGCGGGCTGGAAACCCTTCAACTATCTCCATCATCTGGTGAAGACCGCGGCCGAGAAACGCTATGGGGTGCCGTTACCGCCCAAGGTCCGCAGGCTGATCGGGAACGAGCTGCGGTTGATCCGGCGCCGGCGCTATGTCTTTTATTTTCTGACGGTCTACGATCTCGTCCGTTTCGCGCGGACGCAAGATCCACCGATTCTCTGTCAGGGCCGCGGGTCCGCCGCCAACTCGATTGTCTGCTTTTTGCTCGGCGTCACCTCGGTCGATCCAATGCAGCACGAACTCCTCTTCTCGCGCTTCATCTCGGCCGAGCGCGACGAGCCGCCCGACATCGATATCGATTTTGAGCATGAGCGGCGCGAGGAGGTGATCCAGCATATCTACGAGCGATATGGCCGCGAGCGCGCCGGGATTGCCGCAACCGTCATCCACTACCGTCCGCGCAGCACCATCCGTGAGGTTGGCAAGGCGCTTGGCTTCAGCGAGGATGTGACCGCACGGCTCGCCGACACGAGCTGGGGAAGCTGGGGAAATCAGGTGCCGGTCGAGCGCTTCGTCGAGGCCGGACTCGACCCTGACAATGGCGAGATCGAGCGGCTGCACCGCTTCGTTGGCGAGTTGCTGAAGGCGCCGCGCCACCTGTCACAGCATGTCGGCGGCTTCGTGCTGACCGAAGGCCGCCTCGACGAACTTGTGCCGATCCACAATGCCGCGATGGAAGGCCGCACCTTTATCGAATGGGACAAGGACGACATCGACGCGCTCGGACTGATGAAGGTCGACGTGCTCGCGCTCGGCATGTTGACCTGCATCCGCAAATGCTTCGAGCTGATGCGCGATCATGGTCTCGGCCACAGGACGCTCGAACTCGACATCGATGCCAATGACCCAGCGGTTTACGACATGCTCTCGAAGGGGGACAGCATCGGCGTGTTCCAGGTCGAAAGCCGCGCGCAGATCAACATGTTGCCACGGCTGAAGCCGAGGGAATTCTACGATCTCGTCGTGCAGGTGGCGATCGTGCGCCCCGGCCCGATCGAAGGCGATATGGTTCACCCCTATCTGAAACGGCGGAACGGGGAAGAGGCGGTGCAATTCCCCTCCCCGGCGCCGCCGCACGATCCCAACGAGCTTTACGACGTTCTGAAGAAAACCTTCGGCGTCCCCCTATTCCAGGAACAGGCGATGAAGCTGGCAATGGTTGCGGCCGGTTTTACCGCCGAGGAGGCCAATGGATTGCGCCGCGCGATGGCGACGTTCCGCAACGTGGGGACGATCGAGAATTTCTGCGACAAGATGATCGGCGGCATGGTTCGCCGAGGCTATACGAAGGATTTCGCCGAACGCTGCTTCAAGCAGATCGAGGGCTTCGGAAGCTATGGCTTTCCCGAAAGCCATGCTCAGTCTTTCGCGCGGCTCGTCTATGTCTCCTCATGGATCAAGCATTATCACCCCGCCGTTTTCACATGCGGCCTGCTCAATTCACAGCCGATGGGCTTCTACGCCCCCGCGCAGCTCGTTCGCGATGCGCGCGAGCACGGAGTGGAGGTGCGCGGCGTCGATGTGAATGCGAGCGCGTGGGACAACAGCCTCGAGCGGCGCTCGGACGGCGCCCTCGCGCTGCGGCTGGGGTTCCGGCAGGTTGACGGGTTTCGCGAGGACTGGGCGAGGCAGATTGTCGATGCACGCACTCGCCGCTTTGCCAGTATCGAGGAGTTGGCCCGCCGCGCCGCGCTGCCGGGCCGCGCGCTGCGATTGCTTGCTGAAGCCGATGCCTGCCGATCGATGGGCGCCGAGCGGCGTCCCGCGCTATGGGAGGCGCGGCGGGTGCGGCAGGGGGTCTTGCCGCTCTTCGGCGCTGCAGGCGCGGACGAGCTTGGCGCGGAAGCCGATGCAAAGCTTCCTCCGACTTCGCTCGTCGATCATGTGCTGACCGATTACCAGACGACGCGGCTTTCGCTGAAGGGACATCCGATGGCCTTCTTGCGCCGCACCTTCGCGGCGGAAGGCGTGCTGAGCTGCCGCGAAGCCGCCGCCGCAAAGAACGGAACGACTGTCAGTACGGCAGGCGTCGTACTGATCCGCCAACGCCCTGGAAAGGGTAATGCGATCTTCATCACGCTCGAGGACGAAAGCGGGATCGTCAATGTTCTTTTGTGGGCGCGGCACTTCGAACGCTATCGGCGTGCCGTCATGGCGTCGCGGCTGATGCTGGTCGAAGGCGAGGTGCAGCGGAGCAAGGAAGGCGTCGTCCATCTGATGGCAGCGCGGATCGTGGACCGGACGGCCATGCTTGATACGTTGGGCAACCACGCCTGGTCGGATGCCGAGGCCTGGCGCACCGAAGAGGTCTCAGATACGCAGCCCGCTCGGAACTATGCGGCGAAGCACGGTCACCCGCGCAACGTCCGCATCCTGCCGAGGTCGCGGGATTTTCATTGA
- a CDS encoding flagellin N-terminal helical domain-containing protein — translation MTVINTNVSALRAQNNSRVANRMQSQAMERLSSGKRINSAKDDAAGLAIATRMDANVRGLNQAVRNANDGISLAQTAEGAMGNISNILVRMRELAVQAANGTLGDDDRAAIQTEVTALVSQIDDIASRTTFNGTDLLKGDTDPADPVTISIQTGLNDGETVDISIKALTAEALGVHDGTDPIDLSTASSASAALATLDTAIQTVANERANLGAQQNRLEATVDNLTSTVTNLADAKSRIEDADFSAESTNLAAASILAQASTAMLAQANQSQQGVMNLLR, via the coding sequence ATGACTGTCATCAACACGAATGTGAGCGCGCTGCGCGCCCAGAATAATTCGCGCGTTGCGAACCGCATGCAGTCGCAGGCGATGGAGCGCCTGTCGAGCGGCAAGCGGATCAACAGCGCGAAGGACGATGCCGCCGGCCTCGCCATCGCGACCCGCATGGATGCCAATGTCCGCGGCCTCAACCAGGCCGTTCGCAACGCGAACGACGGCATTTCGCTCGCGCAGACCGCCGAAGGCGCGATGGGCAACATCTCGAACATCCTCGTTCGCATGCGCGAACTGGCGGTGCAGGCGGCGAACGGTACGCTCGGTGACGACGACCGCGCTGCGATCCAGACCGAAGTCACCGCGCTGGTGTCGCAGATCGACGACATCGCCAGCCGTACGACCTTCAACGGCACCGACCTTCTGAAAGGCGATACGGACCCGGCCGATCCGGTGACAATCTCGATCCAGACCGGCCTCAACGACGGCGAGACGGTCGACATCTCGATCAAGGCGCTGACCGCAGAGGCCCTCGGCGTCCATGATGGCACCGACCCGATCGACCTGTCGACTGCGTCGTCGGCCTCGGCGGCGCTCGCAACGCTCGACACGGCCATTCAGACGGTTGCAAACGAACGCGCGAACCTGGGTGCGCAGCAGAACCGTCTGGAGGCGACCGTCGACAATCTGACGTCGACCGTCACCAACCTCGCCGACGCCAAGTCGCGCATCGAGGACGCCGACTTCTCGGCCGAATCGACCAACCTCGCTGCCGCCAGCATCCTTGCCCAAGCCTCGACGGCGATGCTCGCGCAGGCGAACCAGAGCCAGCAGGGCGTGATGAACCTGCTCCGCTAA